Proteins from a single region of Paraglaciecola sp. T6c:
- the typA gene encoding translational GTPase TypA, which yields MSASQTSTDNLRNIAIIAHVDHGKTTLVDKLLQQSGTLESRGAAEERVMDSNDIEKERGITILAKNTAIRWNDYRINIVDTPGHADFGGEVERVMSMADSVLLLVDAQEGPMPQTRFVTQKAFAQGLKPIVVINKIDKPGARPDWVIDQVFDLFDNLGATDDQLDFQVVYASALNGWASNDADKPSEDMTPLFETIVKHVNAPDADIDGPFQMQISQLDYNSYVGVIGVGRVTRGSIKTNQAVTVIGADGKKRNGKMGQVLGYMGLDRMEVDVANAGDIIAVTGLGELKISDTICDQNTVEALPPLSVDEPTVTMTFQVNTSPFCGKEGKYVTSRNILERLQDELIHNVALRVDETPDPDKFRVSGRGELHLGILIENMRREGYELAVSRPEVILREVDGKLEEPFETVTIDVQEDHQGSIMEQIGLRKGELTNMSPDGKGRIRMDFIIPSRGLIGFQTDFMTMTSGSGLMYHTFDHYGPHKGGNIGQRKNGVLIANATGKALTNALFNLQERGRLFIGHGVEVYEGMVIGIHSRDNDLTVNALKGKQLTNVRASGTDEAQSLVPPVVLSLEQALEFIDNDELVEVTPKSIRIRKKLLTENDRKRAGRSKD from the coding sequence ATGAGCGCATCGCAAACCTCGACTGACAACTTGAGGAACATAGCAATTATTGCCCACGTTGACCACGGTAAAACCACCTTAGTCGACAAACTTTTACAACAGTCCGGTACGCTTGAGAGCAGAGGCGCTGCTGAAGAACGGGTTATGGATTCTAACGATATCGAGAAAGAACGCGGTATTACCATACTTGCTAAGAACACTGCGATCCGTTGGAATGACTACCGCATTAACATTGTAGACACCCCTGGACACGCCGATTTCGGTGGTGAGGTAGAGCGTGTTATGTCAATGGCCGACTCCGTATTGTTGTTAGTTGATGCGCAAGAAGGCCCTATGCCACAAACGCGCTTTGTAACACAAAAAGCGTTTGCTCAAGGCTTGAAGCCGATTGTTGTTATTAACAAAATCGATAAGCCTGGCGCGCGTCCTGATTGGGTTATTGATCAAGTTTTTGATTTGTTTGACAATTTAGGTGCCACTGACGATCAGCTTGATTTTCAAGTCGTTTACGCTTCTGCACTTAACGGTTGGGCTTCAAACGATGCCGATAAGCCAAGCGAAGATATGACACCGTTGTTCGAAACTATCGTTAAGCATGTAAATGCACCTGATGCAGACATCGATGGTCCTTTCCAAATGCAAATTTCTCAGCTTGATTACAACTCATATGTTGGTGTAATCGGTGTTGGCCGTGTTACGCGTGGTTCAATTAAAACCAACCAAGCAGTAACGGTTATCGGTGCTGATGGTAAGAAACGTAACGGCAAAATGGGCCAAGTTTTAGGCTACATGGGCTTAGACAGAATGGAAGTCGATGTTGCTAACGCTGGTGACATTATTGCGGTTACCGGTTTAGGTGAGCTTAAAATTTCTGACACTATTTGTGATCAGAACACAGTTGAAGCCTTACCGCCGTTATCAGTTGATGAACCAACAGTAACGATGACATTCCAAGTAAACACCTCACCATTTTGTGGTAAAGAAGGTAAATACGTCACTTCGCGTAACATCCTTGAACGTTTACAAGATGAGCTAATTCACAACGTTGCACTACGTGTAGACGAGACACCTGATCCGGACAAATTCCGTGTATCTGGTCGTGGTGAATTACACTTGGGTATCTTGATTGAAAACATGCGTCGTGAAGGTTACGAGCTTGCTGTATCACGCCCAGAAGTAATTTTGCGTGAGGTTGACGGTAAATTAGAAGAACCGTTTGAAACTGTAACTATCGATGTTCAAGAAGACCATCAAGGTTCAATCATGGAGCAAATTGGCTTACGTAAAGGTGAGCTAACTAACATGTCTCCAGATGGTAAAGGCCGTATTCGTATGGACTTCATCATTCCTAGCCGTGGCTTGATTGGTTTCCAAACTGATTTCATGACCATGACTTCAGGTTCTGGCTTGATGTATCACACGTTTGACCATTATGGTCCGCACAAAGGTGGTAACATTGGTCAGCGTAAAAACGGTGTATTGATTGCTAACGCAACAGGTAAAGCACTAACCAACGCATTGTTTAACCTACAAGAGCGCGGCCGTTTATTTATCGGTCACGGTGTTGAAGTTTACGAAGGCATGGTTATTGGTATCCACAGCCGTGATAACGACCTTACAGTTAACGCCCTTAAAGGCAAGCAGTTAACCAACGTTCGTGCATCTGGTACAGATGAAGCACAATCTTTGGTTCCACCAGTCGTGCTTTCACTTGAGCAAGCGTTGGAATTCATTGATAACGACGAGCTAGTTGAAGTGACACCTAAGAGCATTCGTATCCGTAAGAAGTTATTAACGGAAAACGATCGTAAGCGCGCAGGTCGTTCAAAAGACTAA
- the glnA gene encoding glutamate--ammonia ligase, translated as MSVEKALQFIKENEAKFVDLRFTDTKGKEQHISIPSHQVNEDFFEEGKMFDGSSIAGWKGINESDMVLMPDTDTLVVDPFAEETQVNIRCDILEPNTMQGYDRDPRSVANRAEEYLKSTGIGDTVLFGPEPEFFLFDDVRFHTDMAGSFFKIDSSEAKWNSGAEFEDGNMAHRPGVKGGYFPVPPVDSSHDTRAAMCMVMEEMGLTVEAHHHEVATAGQNEIACLFNTLVKKADEIQIYKYVVHNVAHAYGQTATFMPKPLVGDNGSGMHCHQSISKDGKNIFAGDKYAGMSEEALFYIGGIIKHARAINAFANASTNSYKRLVPGFEAPVMLAYSARNRSASIRIPHVNSEKARRIEVRFPDPTANPYLAFSAMLMAGLDGIKNKIHPGDAMDKDLYDLPPEEAAEIPTVATSLEEALAALDGDREFLTAGGVMSDDMIDAYIALKLQEVELLNTSVHPVEFDMYYSV; from the coding sequence ATGTCAGTAGAAAAGGCTTTACAGTTTATTAAAGAAAACGAAGCTAAATTTGTAGATTTGCGCTTTACGGACACTAAAGGTAAAGAGCAGCATATCTCTATTCCATCTCATCAAGTTAATGAAGACTTCTTTGAAGAAGGTAAAATGTTCGATGGTTCGTCAATTGCGGGTTGGAAAGGCATAAACGAATCTGACATGGTATTGATGCCAGATACAGATACATTGGTCGTTGATCCATTTGCTGAAGAAACACAAGTGAACATTCGTTGTGACATTCTTGAGCCAAATACTATGCAAGGCTACGACCGTGACCCACGCTCTGTGGCAAATCGCGCAGAAGAGTACCTTAAATCTACAGGTATCGGTGACACGGTATTATTCGGCCCTGAGCCAGAATTCTTTTTGTTTGATGATGTTCGCTTCCACACTGATATGGCGGGTTCTTTCTTCAAAATCGATTCTTCAGAAGCTAAGTGGAATTCAGGCGCTGAGTTTGAAGACGGCAACATGGCCCACCGCCCAGGTGTGAAAGGCGGTTATTTTCCAGTTCCTCCTGTTGATTCGTCGCATGACACTCGCGCAGCAATGTGTATGGTTATGGAAGAGATGGGCTTGACGGTAGAAGCACATCACCATGAGGTTGCTACTGCTGGTCAGAACGAAATCGCTTGTCTTTTCAATACGCTTGTTAAGAAAGCCGATGAGATCCAAATTTATAAGTACGTAGTGCATAATGTTGCCCATGCTTACGGTCAAACTGCCACGTTTATGCCTAAGCCTCTTGTTGGCGATAATGGCTCTGGTATGCATTGTCACCAATCTATCTCTAAAGATGGTAAAAACATCTTCGCTGGCGACAAATACGCAGGTATGTCTGAAGAAGCCTTGTTCTATATAGGCGGTATTATCAAACATGCTCGTGCTATTAACGCATTCGCTAACGCATCAACTAACTCGTATAAGCGTCTCGTACCTGGATTTGAAGCACCTGTAATGCTTGCGTACTCTGCACGTAACCGCTCTGCTTCAATTCGTATTCCTCACGTGAACAGCGAAAAAGCACGTCGTATCGAAGTTCGTTTCCCTGATCCAACTGCTAACCCTTACTTGGCATTCTCTGCCATGTTGATGGCTGGCCTTGACGGGATTAAGAACAAAATTCATCCTGGCGATGCAATGGATAAAGATTTATACGATCTACCTCCAGAAGAAGCTGCTGAAATCCCAACTGTTGCCACTTCTCTAGAAGAAGCGCTTGCAGCACTTGACGGTGATCGTGAATTCTTAACCGCTGGCGGCGTTATGAGCGATGATATGATTGACGCTTACATTGCACTTAAATTGCAAGAAGTTGAACTATTGAATACCTCTGTTCATCCAGTTGAATTCGATATGTATTACAGCGTGTAA
- a CDS encoding DUF4124 domain-containing protein, which yields MFHIKTIIAAFILCTWSLAVIPSDRIYKITTDDGRIIYTDAPTEQGEHVPMSSGSVMTLKSVSASSITTPPIVRKQSKEIHLNVISPKPEQTIRDNNGKVTIRTALEPQVQGTYTLHLNDQVISQNKGLFNLNDLNRGAYTFHVELAHKSGKILASTPKQTFYLHQASVLNRPN from the coding sequence GTGTTTCACATAAAGACAATTATCGCGGCGTTTATACTTTGTACTTGGTCTTTAGCTGTTATACCAAGTGATAGGATATATAAAATTACGACAGACGATGGCCGGATTATTTATACCGACGCTCCTACCGAGCAGGGTGAGCATGTTCCCATGTCATCTGGCTCAGTCATGACATTGAAAAGCGTTTCTGCCTCATCTATCACCACACCACCAATCGTTCGCAAACAAAGCAAGGAAATACATCTCAATGTTATTTCTCCTAAGCCAGAGCAAACTATCAGAGATAATAACGGAAAGGTAACGATTCGCACCGCCCTGGAGCCACAGGTGCAAGGGACGTATACATTGCACTTAAATGATCAAGTAATCTCCCAAAATAAGGGATTATTCAATCTTAATGATTTAAATCGAGGAGCTTATACATTTCATGTAGAGCTTGCCCACAAGTCGGGCAAGATACTTGCATCCACTCCTAAGCAGACCTTTTATTTGCACCAAGCCTCAGTGCTGAATCGCCCTAATTAG
- the glnL gene encoding nitrogen regulation protein NR(II) has protein sequence MPFKMKTDTLLDNLSTAVILLNEKLAIVEANHAAQAMFERSLNLLIDCPIKQLIADSSLDFIRFTQDMQHGEGYSDGDVQISFADGRHTHADVTVTCLHTAEGVTLLLEVRLIEQQKKISQETQQWAQQQAARELIRGLAHEIKNPLGGIRGAAQLLEKELPSADLKEFTTMIIEQSDRLRNLVDRLLGPNSRPNFQSHNIHRVLEKVITLVQLDLSHDIVIDRDYDPSIPESIIDQDMVQQAVLNIMRNSVQALMQSEQSEGKINVVTRIERQVTIHGERHPLAMKISLVDNGPGIPSELKDTLFYPMVTGKKEGTGLGLSIAQTLIDHHKGKIDVESWSGHTEFTLYIPINRKELNS, from the coding sequence ATGCCGTTCAAAATGAAAACCGACACCTTGCTGGATAACTTATCGACTGCGGTTATCCTGTTGAATGAAAAACTTGCCATCGTAGAAGCAAATCACGCTGCTCAGGCAATGTTTGAGCGCAGTTTAAATCTGTTGATAGATTGCCCCATTAAGCAACTTATTGCTGACTCAAGTCTAGATTTCATTCGTTTTACTCAAGACATGCAACACGGGGAAGGTTATTCCGACGGTGATGTACAAATCAGCTTTGCCGATGGTCGCCACACTCACGCCGATGTAACCGTCACCTGTTTACATACAGCAGAAGGAGTAACGCTACTATTAGAAGTTCGTTTAATTGAGCAGCAAAAGAAGATCAGCCAAGAAACACAGCAGTGGGCGCAGCAACAGGCCGCTCGTGAGTTAATCCGTGGGCTCGCCCACGAGATAAAGAACCCTCTAGGGGGCATTCGCGGTGCTGCGCAATTACTTGAAAAAGAGCTACCGTCGGCAGACTTGAAAGAGTTCACTACCATGATTATTGAGCAATCTGATCGCTTACGTAATTTGGTGGATCGTTTGCTTGGCCCCAATTCCCGGCCTAATTTTCAAAGTCACAATATCCATCGTGTATTGGAGAAAGTCATCACTTTGGTTCAACTGGATCTTAGTCACGATATTGTGATTGATCGTGACTACGACCCAAGTATTCCTGAGAGCATTATTGACCAAGACATGGTGCAGCAGGCCGTGCTTAATATTATGCGTAATAGCGTTCAGGCCTTGATGCAAAGTGAGCAAAGTGAGGGGAAAATTAACGTGGTCACACGAATTGAACGCCAAGTCACAATCCACGGTGAACGACACCCATTGGCGATGAAAATCAGCTTGGTTGATAACGGCCCAGGGATACCTAGCGAGTTAAAAGACACTTTGTTTTATCCCATGGTTACCGGCAAAAAAGAAGGCACGGGGCTTGGGTTGTCGATCGCACAAACTTTGATAGACCACCACAAAGGCAAGATTGACGTAGAAAGTTGGTCAGGCCATACGGAATTTACTTTATATATTCCTATTAACAGGAAGGAACTTAATTCATGA
- the glnG gene encoding nitrogen regulation protein NR(I), which translates to MSTEPVWIVDDDSSIRWVLQKALQAASIPCFSFENPEDLLLQLQTDQPPEVIVSDIRMPQMDGMALLEEVHKRYPNIPVIIMTAHSDLDSAVNAYQSGAFEYLPKPFDIDEAVGLVRRALTHVREQAKSNQRPILATATEIIGEAPAMQEVFRAVGRLSRSSISVLINGQSGTGKELVAQALHRHSPRAKQTFIALNMAAIPADLIESELFGHEKGAFTGAQNARQGRFEQADGGTLFLDEIGDMPLDVQTRLLRVLADGQFYRVGGHNPVSVDVRIIAATHQNLEQRVADGKFREDLFHRLNVIRIHIPRLTERREDVPLLAAHFLQKAGAELGVEVKSLSKETKKILMQLPWPGNVRQLENVCRWLTVMASGQEVLPHDLPPEIHELPLSKDSQEASGDWQTLLATWADEQLQSGRNNILDEAMLVFERVLLERALFHTHGHKQDAAKRLGWGRNTLTRKLKELNM; encoded by the coding sequence ATGAGCACAGAACCAGTTTGGATAGTTGATGACGATAGTTCTATTCGTTGGGTGTTACAAAAAGCGCTGCAAGCTGCGAGCATTCCATGTTTCAGCTTTGAGAATCCTGAAGATTTATTGTTACAGTTGCAGACGGATCAACCACCAGAAGTGATTGTATCGGATATTCGTATGCCGCAAATGGATGGTATGGCATTACTTGAAGAAGTGCACAAGCGATATCCGAACATTCCCGTCATCATTATGACTGCGCATTCTGATTTAGACAGCGCGGTAAACGCTTATCAAAGCGGCGCGTTTGAATATTTGCCAAAACCTTTCGATATTGATGAAGCAGTAGGCCTAGTGCGCAGAGCACTCACTCACGTGCGAGAACAAGCAAAAAGTAATCAACGTCCGATTTTAGCGACCGCGACCGAAATCATCGGTGAAGCTCCTGCTATGCAAGAAGTCTTCAGAGCAGTAGGGCGCTTATCTCGCTCGAGTATCAGTGTGTTGATTAATGGTCAATCGGGCACAGGTAAAGAGCTTGTTGCACAAGCCTTGCATCGCCATAGTCCTAGAGCAAAGCAAACATTTATCGCCTTAAATATGGCGGCTATACCGGCCGATTTAATTGAGTCTGAATTGTTCGGCCATGAAAAAGGCGCATTTACTGGAGCACAGAATGCCCGGCAAGGACGATTCGAGCAAGCCGATGGTGGTACCTTGTTTCTCGATGAAATAGGTGACATGCCACTTGATGTGCAAACTCGATTGTTGCGTGTGTTAGCTGATGGGCAATTTTATCGCGTGGGCGGTCATAACCCTGTCAGCGTTGATGTAAGGATCATTGCGGCCACTCACCAAAACCTCGAGCAGCGCGTAGCGGATGGCAAATTTAGAGAAGACTTATTTCATCGCTTAAATGTTATTCGTATTCATATACCGCGCTTAACTGAGCGACGAGAGGATGTACCTTTACTCGCTGCGCACTTCTTACAAAAAGCAGGAGCGGAGCTAGGGGTAGAAGTCAAAAGTCTGAGTAAAGAAACTAAAAAGATCTTGATGCAGTTGCCGTGGCCAGGAAACGTACGTCAGCTTGAGAACGTATGTCGATGGTTAACAGTGATGGCAAGTGGGCAAGAAGTCTTGCCCCATGATTTGCCGCCAGAGATCCATGAGCTCCCCTTAAGCAAAGACAGTCAGGAAGCGTCAGGTGATTGGCAAACCTTGCTTGCAACTTGGGCCGATGAACAGCTACAGTCAGGTCGTAATAATATCTTAGATGAAGCGATGCTGGTATTTGAAAGGGTGTTACTCGAGCGGGCCTTGTTCCATACTCATGGCCATAAACAAGATGCGGCAAAACGACTGGGGTGGGGGCGTAACACGCTAACGCGTAAGCTAAAAGAGCTTAATATGTAG
- a CDS encoding HD-GYP domain-containing protein has translation MQQFTHEDLDEDILTDLLEEINELYEASEQTLIELEIKPTDKELQRALFRSIHTIKGDLGLVNFTPMIPLLQHVEDLLDFLRKGQIEYTSNMSDLVLLSMDRVKIFVESCIQNGSAQYDASLFNLLILQITKIEPSNSAEHEKILSEAVLLLDPSLDVRAFIKGENAENHRPPSSNLATTGIPKHLSDLKRGDILFFRELMKPIEKRSSYWLGRGDRIAKLAAYVNKVAGMPIDEDQLAVACYMHDFGMAFMPIEILHKNGRMTETEFNLMRSHVYKSARLLEHLDHWNEARKIVMQHHERMDGSGYPLGLKEVDICDGAKLLGILDTFNAITHSRAHTTQAVHPKKRAVIEMNRVKDGQFCPKWLGMFNRAMAVLLTK, from the coding sequence ATGCAACAGTTTACTCATGAAGATTTGGATGAAGACATCCTCACAGACTTACTCGAAGAAATTAATGAGCTTTACGAAGCGAGTGAGCAGACCCTAATTGAACTGGAAATAAAACCCACCGACAAAGAACTTCAGCGCGCTCTGTTTCGCTCTATTCATACGATAAAGGGCGATTTAGGTCTGGTTAACTTCACGCCTATGATCCCTTTACTGCAGCACGTTGAAGATCTATTAGATTTCCTCAGAAAAGGCCAAATTGAATACACCAGCAACATGAGTGACTTGGTGTTACTCAGCATGGACAGAGTCAAAATTTTTGTCGAGAGCTGTATTCAAAACGGCAGTGCCCAATACGATGCTAGCCTATTCAACTTACTGATCCTACAGATCACAAAAATAGAGCCGAGTAACAGTGCCGAGCATGAGAAGATCTTGTCAGAGGCCGTGCTGCTGTTAGATCCCAGTTTGGATGTTCGCGCTTTCATCAAAGGAGAAAATGCAGAAAACCATCGACCTCCTTCATCTAATCTTGCGACGACTGGGATTCCGAAGCACCTAAGCGATCTTAAACGCGGTGATATTTTGTTCTTCCGTGAACTTATGAAACCTATCGAAAAGCGCTCTTCTTATTGGCTTGGTCGTGGCGACCGTATCGCTAAACTAGCAGCATATGTGAATAAAGTAGCCGGCATGCCAATCGATGAGGACCAGTTAGCCGTAGCCTGTTACATGCACGACTTTGGAATGGCGTTTATGCCAATCGAGATATTACACAAAAACGGGCGAATGACGGAGACTGAATTTAACTTAATGCGCTCTCATGTTTATAAAAGTGCACGTCTGTTAGAGCACTTAGATCATTGGAATGAAGCGCGGAAAATCGTAATGCAACACCATGAACGGATGGATGGCAGCGGTTATCCTCTAGGCTTGAAAGAAGTGGATATCTGCGACGGAGCAAAACTTCTAGGCATTTTAGATACCTTCAACGCCATTACCCACTCACGGGCACATACCACGCAAGCTGTTCATCCCAAAAAGCGTGCAGTGATTGAGATGAATCGCGTTAAGGATGGTCAGTTTTGCCCTAAATGGCTAGGTATGTTTAACCGCGCGATGGCCGTTTTGCTGACTAAATAA
- a CDS encoding 1-acylglycerol-3-phosphate O-acyltransferase gives MLALLRIISIFFYFLFINLLLVIICILRPFHRDNVHVAGKLYSSTCKLLGLKLEVRIAPEALNGGPFILIANHQNSYDIFTICAAALKGTVTVGKKSLKWIPLFGQVYWLSGNIMIDRKNSGRAMDTLKGTVKKMHKRKLSVWFFPEGTRSYGRGLLPFKTGAFRIAQLAKRPVVIVAASNLHNKIKLNRWDNGTVIIDVGKPQELDSSRSTKEWTAYFHTAMAQKIAELDSEVAAGNR, from the coding sequence GTGCTAGCTTTGCTTCGGATTATCAGTATTTTCTTTTACTTTCTTTTTATCAATTTGTTGCTGGTGATAATTTGTATTCTTCGCCCTTTTCACCGAGATAATGTGCATGTAGCGGGCAAGTTGTATAGTTCAACGTGCAAATTATTAGGGCTCAAGTTGGAGGTTAGAATCGCCCCTGAAGCGTTAAACGGTGGCCCTTTTATACTTATCGCCAATCATCAGAATAGTTATGATATTTTTACTATTTGCGCGGCTGCATTGAAGGGAACAGTGACAGTAGGTAAAAAAAGCCTGAAGTGGATCCCGTTATTTGGCCAAGTATATTGGTTGTCAGGCAATATTATGATTGATCGTAAAAACTCTGGGCGAGCTATGGATACGTTGAAGGGGACAGTGAAAAAGATGCATAAACGCAAACTTTCTGTGTGGTTCTTCCCCGAAGGTACACGTAGTTATGGCCGTGGACTATTGCCTTTTAAAACAGGTGCGTTTCGTATTGCCCAGCTCGCTAAACGGCCAGTGGTCATAGTCGCGGCGAGTAATCTGCATAATAAAATTAAACTAAACAGATGGGACAATGGCACTGTAATCATTGATGTAGGTAAACCGCAAGAACTCGACAGTAGCCGCTCTACTAAAGAATGGACGGCATATTTTCATACTGCCATGGCGCAAAAAATAGCAGAATTAGACAGTGAAGTTGCCGCTGGCAACCGCTAA
- the rraB gene encoding ribonuclease E inhibitor RraB, whose protein sequence is MSTEEQAEWFEFNQETVEALIEDGSDSTKPHTIEYHFAGDDFDVLEKAAVDAFKAGFEVGDAEELMLDDGGTIFCFDAVVERLLDVDLINADTVKLLAIAQKQNVQFDGWGTYFIES, encoded by the coding sequence ATGAGTACAGAAGAACAAGCAGAATGGTTTGAATTTAACCAAGAAACAGTCGAAGCATTAATTGAAGATGGCAGCGATAGTACCAAGCCACACACTATTGAATATCACTTTGCGGGAGACGATTTTGATGTGCTAGAGAAAGCGGCTGTTGACGCATTCAAAGCGGGTTTTGAAGTGGGCGATGCAGAAGAGTTGATGCTTGACGACGGAGGCACTATTTTTTGTTTTGATGCGGTTGTTGAACGTTTGCTAGACGTAGACTTAATCAATGCTGATACCGTTAAGTTGTTAGCTATTGCGCAAAAACAAAACGTACAATTTGATGGCTGGGGCACCTACTTTATCGAGTCATAG
- a CDS encoding choice-of-anchor H family protein translates to MKISVVHSVIFSAIFCFYAQADDVDWSAKSSESQAGKVLNAAKKTSSSSNIDQGQALKTAAKVTPQSQAAKTLASRPAQSDINQEFWIYDAYVSLHTDSDYDGYYHHFSVGFDVDSIYARSEVYARLYLGVNEVFREYHTTGDFYIEGDITEDQITVETELLSGFYPDDYEMLIEIYDAYTNELVAVSDGYSDADLYLLSIESQDKEVIYVEPDVVVIEASGGSAGWLIALLLPIALFRITRQSH, encoded by the coding sequence ATGAAAATATCAGTTGTTCACAGTGTCATATTCAGTGCCATTTTTTGCTTTTATGCTCAAGCAGATGATGTTGATTGGTCAGCAAAGTCTAGTGAGTCGCAAGCAGGGAAGGTGTTGAATGCTGCAAAAAAAACCTCTTCTTCATCTAACATCGATCAAGGTCAAGCGCTTAAAACAGCGGCCAAGGTAACTCCTCAATCGCAGGCTGCCAAAACGCTAGCTTCAAGGCCAGCACAAAGCGATATTAATCAAGAATTTTGGATATATGATGCATACGTTTCATTGCACACTGACAGCGATTATGACGGGTATTATCATCACTTCAGTGTAGGTTTTGATGTGGACTCTATTTACGCCCGTAGTGAAGTCTACGCAAGGCTTTATCTTGGGGTGAACGAGGTATTTCGAGAGTATCACACCACTGGAGACTTCTATATTGAGGGTGATATTACCGAAGACCAAATCACCGTTGAAACAGAGCTTCTTAGCGGCTTTTACCCAGATGACTATGAAATGCTAATTGAAATTTACGATGCTTACACAAATGAACTTGTCGCGGTGTCAGATGGATACAGTGATGCAGACCTCTATTTACTGAGTATCGAAAGCCAAGACAAAGAAGTGATATATGTGGAGCCTGATGTCGTGGTTATTGAAGCAAGCGGCGGCAGTGCTGGGTGGTTGATTGCATTGCTGTTGCCTATAGCGCTTTTTAGAATAACTAGGCAGTCACACTAA